Proteins from a single region of Polynucleobacter sp. KF022:
- the petA gene encoding ubiquinol-cytochrome c reductase iron-sulfur subunit — protein sequence MSDKPCMDKDRRNWLIATSAVGGVGAAAALYPFVDSFEPSERAKAAGAAVEIDIAGMQPDEMRMVEWRGKPVWVVRRTPEQVAELSKIDSELADPDSLRDPAQFTPPYAQNQWRSIKPEYLVVVGICTHLGCSPTAKFESGAQPSLPNNWPGGFLCPCHGSTFDMAGRVFKNKPAPDNMEVPPHMYLSDTKILVGEDKKA from the coding sequence ATGAGTGACAAGCCCTGTATGGACAAGGATCGCCGTAATTGGTTGATCGCCACTTCGGCGGTTGGCGGTGTAGGCGCAGCTGCAGCCCTTTACCCTTTTGTGGACAGTTTTGAGCCTTCTGAGCGTGCTAAAGCCGCCGGAGCCGCTGTTGAAATCGATATCGCTGGCATGCAGCCGGACGAAATGAGGATGGTTGAATGGCGCGGCAAGCCTGTTTGGGTGGTTCGTCGTACCCCTGAGCAAGTTGCTGAGTTATCAAAGATTGATAGCGAATTGGCTGATCCAGATTCTTTGCGTGACCCAGCTCAATTTACGCCTCCTTACGCCCAAAATCAGTGGCGCTCCATTAAGCCTGAGTACCTTGTAGTTGTGGGCATTTGCACCCATTTGGGCTGCTCTCCTACCGCTAAGTTTGAATCAGGTGCACAACCTTCTTTGCCTAATAATTGGCCAGGCGGCTTCCTTTGCCCATGCCATGGTTCGACATTTGATATGGCCGGCCGTGTATTTAAGAACAAACCAGCCCCAGACAATATGGAAGTACCGCCGCATATGTATTTGAGCGATACCAAGATTCTGGTTGGCGAAGATAAGAAGGCCTAA
- a CDS encoding cytochrome bc complex cytochrome b subunit has product MAFHEKEVPADASAAVKLMAWVDSRLPVTDAFKRHMSEYYAPKNLNFFYIFGALAIVVLAIQIITGIFLVMNYKPDAAKAFESVEYIMREVPWGWLIRYMHSTGASMFFVVVYLHMFRGLIYGSYRKPRELIWIFGCAIFLCLMGEAFFGYLLPWGQMSYWGAQVIVNLFSAIPFIGPDLSLWLRGDYVVGDATLNRFFAFHVIAIPLVLIGLVAAHILALHEVGSNNPDGVEIKENLDANGHPVDGIPFHPYYSVHDVMYLGGFLMVFACVVFFAPEMGGYFLEANNFIPANPFVTPTHIAPVWYFTPFYSMLRATTTNFLLPLWIFLAVILGMFARSSSDKKVKGACAAIAVILAAGFYLFDAKFWGVVIMGGSVVIMFFLPWLDKSPVKSIRYRPQFHKYIYGVFVVSFIILGYLGIEPPSPVFEKISQICTIYYLGFFLAMPFWSKLGTFKPVPTRVTFKPH; this is encoded by the coding sequence ATGGCATTTCACGAAAAAGAAGTTCCTGCAGACGCTTCAGCCGCCGTAAAGTTAATGGCATGGGTTGACTCACGTTTGCCTGTTACAGACGCATTCAAGCGTCATATGAGTGAGTACTACGCTCCTAAGAACCTGAATTTTTTCTATATCTTTGGTGCATTAGCTATTGTGGTTTTGGCAATTCAGATCATTACTGGAATTTTCCTAGTGATGAACTACAAGCCAGACGCAGCTAAGGCATTTGAGTCTGTCGAATACATCATGCGCGAAGTGCCATGGGGTTGGTTGATTCGCTACATGCATTCAACTGGTGCCTCAATGTTCTTCGTAGTGGTTTATCTACATATGTTCCGTGGCTTGATCTACGGCTCCTATCGCAAGCCACGTGAATTGATTTGGATTTTCGGTTGCGCAATTTTCTTGTGCTTGATGGGTGAGGCGTTCTTTGGTTACTTGCTCCCATGGGGTCAAATGTCCTATTGGGGTGCACAAGTAATTGTGAACTTGTTCTCAGCGATCCCATTTATTGGCCCAGACCTATCTTTGTGGTTGCGTGGCGACTATGTTGTTGGTGATGCTACCCTCAATCGTTTCTTTGCATTCCATGTGATCGCTATTCCATTGGTATTGATTGGACTAGTTGCTGCTCATATTCTTGCGTTGCATGAAGTGGGCTCAAACAATCCAGATGGCGTAGAAATTAAAGAGAATTTAGATGCAAACGGTCATCCAGTTGATGGCATTCCGTTCCATCCTTATTACAGCGTTCACGACGTCATGTACTTGGGCGGATTCTTAATGGTATTTGCTTGTGTCGTATTCTTTGCGCCAGAGATGGGCGGATACTTCTTGGAAGCAAATAACTTTATTCCGGCTAATCCATTTGTAACGCCAACACATATTGCTCCGGTCTGGTATTTCACGCCGTTCTACTCCATGTTGCGGGCAACGACCACTAACTTCTTATTGCCTTTGTGGATCTTCTTGGCAGTCATTCTTGGAATGTTTGCGAGAAGTTCAAGCGATAAAAAAGTGAAGGGCGCATGTGCCGCAATCGCAGTGATATTGGCCGCTGGCTTCTACCTGTTTGATGCTAAGTTTTGGGGCGTTGTGATCATGGGCGGTTCTGTTGTCATCATGTTCTTCTTGCCTTGGCTTGATAAGTCACCAGTGAAATCAATTCGCTATCGTCCACAGTTCCATAAATATATTTATGGTGTGTTCGTTGTGAGTTTCATTATCTTGGGCTACTTAGGTATTGAGCCACCATCACCAGTATTCGAAAAGATTTCTCAGATTTGTACGATTTATTATCTGGGCTTTTTCTTGGCAATGCCTTTCTGGAGCAAGCTTGGTACGTTCAAGCCAGTTCCAACGCGCGTTACTTTTAAGCCCCATTAA
- a CDS encoding cytochrome c1, with translation MGVCQATVLVAALGFGVNANANEGGFPLDKAPDRVSSNASLQNGAKIFVNYCLNCHSATSMRYNRLRDIGLTDQQIKDNLILTDAKVGDLMTISMTPKEGKAWFGKTPPDLSVEARARGIDWLYTYFRTFYKDDNTQTGWNNLVYPNVGMPHVLWQLQGERAAKFDERKDPHDDSRVEKVFVGFEQLTPGTMKSQEYDDNIADLVAFMSWMAEPVQLERKRLGVVVLLFLAIFTILAWRLNKAYWKDIH, from the coding sequence ATGGGCGTCTGCCAAGCAACAGTATTGGTTGCGGCCCTCGGCTTTGGTGTTAATGCCAATGCAAATGAAGGTGGCTTTCCTTTAGATAAAGCCCCTGATCGTGTAAGTAGCAATGCCTCATTACAAAATGGCGCAAAGATTTTTGTGAACTATTGCTTAAATTGCCACTCAGCAACAAGCATGCGTTACAACCGCTTACGCGATATCGGTTTGACAGATCAGCAAATTAAAGACAATTTGATTTTGACTGATGCCAAGGTTGGCGATCTGATGACGATTTCCATGACACCTAAAGAAGGTAAGGCATGGTTTGGTAAGACTCCGCCAGATTTATCTGTTGAGGCTCGTGCCCGTGGTATCGACTGGCTCTATACCTACTTCCGCACTTTCTATAAAGATGACAACACTCAAACTGGATGGAACAACTTGGTATATCCAAACGTGGGTATGCCGCATGTTTTATGGCAGTTGCAGGGTGAGCGTGCTGCGAAGTTCGACGAGCGCAAAGATCCTCATGACGACAGCAGGGTTGAAAAAGTATTTGTAGGCTTTGAGCAATTAACCCCAGGCACAATGAAGTCACAAGAGTACGACGACAATATCGCCGACTTAGTTGCTTTCATGTCATGGATGGCTGAGCCAGTGCAATTAGAGCGTAAACGCCTTGGCGTAGTAGTCCTCTTGTTCTTGGCAATCTTCACCATCTTGGCTTGGCGTTTGAACAAGGCCTACTGGAAAGATATTCACTAA
- a CDS encoding glutathione S-transferase N-terminal domain-containing protein, with amino-acid sequence MMVLYSGTNCPFSQRCRLVLFEKGMDFEIRDVDLFNKPEDISVMNPYGQVPILVERDLILYESNIINEYIDERFPHPQLMPPDPVARARARLFLFNFEKELFVHVAALENEKGKAAEKVHEKARLAIRDRLTQLAPIFVKNKYMLGDEFSMLDVAIAPLLWRLEHYGIDLSRNAAALLKYAERIFSRPAYIEALTPSEKVMRR; translated from the coding sequence ATGATGGTGTTGTACTCGGGTACTAATTGCCCATTCTCGCAACGCTGCCGTTTGGTGCTTTTTGAAAAAGGCATGGATTTTGAAATCCGCGATGTTGACTTGTTTAATAAGCCAGAAGACATCTCCGTAATGAACCCTTATGGCCAAGTGCCTATCTTGGTTGAGCGCGACTTAATTTTGTATGAATCTAACATCATCAATGAATATATTGATGAGCGTTTCCCTCATCCACAATTGATGCCGCCTGATCCAGTGGCGCGCGCACGTGCACGACTCTTCCTTTTTAATTTTGAGAAAGAGTTGTTTGTACACGTAGCAGCTTTGGAGAACGAAAAGGGTAAGGCTGCTGAGAAGGTTCATGAAAAAGCGCGCTTAGCGATTCGCGATCGCCTGACTCAGTTGGCGCCAATATTTGTCAAAAACAAATATATGTTGGGTGACGAGTTCTCAATGCTAGATGTTGCCATTGCTCCATTGTTATGGCGTCTTGAGCACTATGGCATTGATCTCTCTCGCAATGCTGCTGCCTTACTGAAATACGCTGAGCGTATTTTTAGTAGACCTGCATACATTGAGGCATTGACTCCTTCTGAGAAGGTAATGCGCCGCTAA
- a CDS encoding ClpXP protease specificity-enhancing factor, giving the protein MSDIPSNKPYLIRALHQWCTDFGFTPFIAVFVDARVEVPMEFVKNDEIVLNLSLEACHQLQMENDWISFQARFGGIPRKIMVPVSHVLAIYARENGQGMSFPFDPAQARDLHIADASDGAPEKPKSSRPALKVVK; this is encoded by the coding sequence ATGTCTGACATTCCAAGTAACAAACCCTATCTAATCCGTGCTCTACATCAGTGGTGCACGGATTTTGGTTTTACACCCTTCATTGCTGTATTTGTTGATGCTCGGGTGGAGGTTCCTATGGAGTTTGTTAAGAACGATGAAATTGTCCTTAACCTGTCACTTGAGGCTTGCCATCAGCTCCAGATGGAAAATGATTGGATTAGCTTTCAGGCCAGATTTGGTGGGATTCCTCGAAAAATTATGGTGCCAGTAAGCCATGTCCTGGCCATTTACGCCCGGGAGAATGGTCAGGGTATGTCTTTTCCATTTGACCCAGCGCAGGCCCGTGATTTGCATATTGCCGATGCCTCGGATGGAGCCCCAGAAAAACCTAAATCTTCAAGACCAGCCTTGAAGGTTGTGAAATAG